From Streptomyces sp. NBC_01460, a single genomic window includes:
- a CDS encoding DUF6113 family protein: MSGRQRPRASSQAPRTNAPPRSAAPTGLAAPPNPRRIPLYTALAVLGAAVGITGTLVQAALFPGGLLLALAASAGLFYGGRVLTRTQLGALVPAVGWFIAVIVLLGGRPEGDYVFGQEVGLALFMLGGMAAAVICATMSRLPDPANDTGRSGT, encoded by the coding sequence ATGAGCGGCAGGCAGAGGCCGCGTGCCTCGTCGCAGGCCCCCCGCACCAACGCCCCGCCCAGGAGCGCCGCGCCCACCGGGCTCGCCGCGCCCCCGAACCCCCGGCGGATCCCGCTGTACACCGCTCTCGCGGTGCTCGGAGCGGCCGTCGGGATCACGGGCACCCTGGTCCAGGCCGCCCTGTTCCCGGGCGGGTTGCTGCTCGCGCTCGCCGCGTCGGCGGGGCTGTTCTACGGCGGCCGGGTGCTGACCCGCACGCAGCTCGGCGCCCTGGTACCGGCGGTGGGCTGGTTCATCGCCGTCATCGTCCTCCTCGGCGGACGGCCCGAGGGCGACTACGTCTTCGGTCAGGAGGTCGGCCTGGCCCTCTTCATGCTCGGAGGGATGGCCGCCGCTGTGATCTGTGCCACCATGTCGCGGCTGCCTGATCCGGCCAACGACACCGGCCGATCCGGCACGTGA
- a CDS encoding alpha/beta fold hydrolase produces the protein MTSQKLSFPLQHARTQRFTLGAPRAFTVSPDGTRVLFLRSSSGTDRTNRLLVLDTATGEERVAADPDALLGGSAEKLSPQERARRERTREGSAGIIGYAVDDAAELAAFALSGKAYVAELTAGTARALPVPGPVIDPRPSPDGRHVAYVSRGALRVVGAGGEGDRAIAEPEDAHTSYGLAEFVAAEEMSRYRGFWWSPESDRLLVARVDDSAVQRWWIADPAHPGNRPAEVGYPAAGTANAEVRLFLTDLDGTRTEVVWDRARFPYLGRVHWSSHGAPLLLVQARDQRSQLHLAVDTESGTTRTVHVDEDDVWLDLFAGVPAWAPDGRLVRMADEGGARVLSVGDRPLTGDRLHLQAVLDIGESDILVQATAGEGAPDPETGQSHVYRVNELGVERVSEGAGVHSAVRAGGVTVLVSTSLDRPGTAVQVLRDGKRIAGVENLSQEPVLTAKPRLTEGGARRIPCAVLLPTDYKESDGPLPVLMDPYGGPHGRRVVAAHNPYLTSQWFADQGFAVIVADGRGAPGRSPAWEKAVRDDFTLTLDDQVEALHSLAGRFPFDLSKVAMRGWSYGGYLSALAVLRRPDVFHAAVVGAPVADWRLYDTHYTERYLGDPARQPEVYAHSSLVTDEGLSEPADEVRPMMIVHGLADDNVVVAHALRLSSALLSAGRPHEVLPLSGVTHMTPQEQVAENLLLLQVDFLRRSLGLPRD, from the coding sequence ATGACCTCGCAGAAGCTGTCCTTTCCCCTCCAGCACGCCCGGACCCAGCGGTTCACTCTCGGCGCACCCCGGGCCTTCACCGTCTCACCGGATGGGACGCGGGTGCTCTTCCTCAGGTCCTCCTCCGGCACCGACCGGACGAACCGGCTCCTGGTCCTGGACACGGCGACGGGTGAGGAGCGGGTGGCCGCCGACCCCGACGCCCTGCTGGGCGGTTCCGCGGAGAAGCTGTCGCCCCAGGAGCGGGCACGGCGTGAGCGGACCAGGGAGGGCTCGGCGGGCATCATCGGCTACGCGGTGGACGACGCCGCCGAGTTGGCGGCCTTCGCCCTCTCCGGCAAGGCGTACGTCGCCGAGTTGACGGCGGGGACCGCGCGCGCCCTCCCGGTGCCGGGCCCGGTGATCGATCCGCGTCCCTCCCCCGACGGCCGGCACGTCGCCTACGTGTCGCGGGGCGCCCTGCGCGTCGTGGGAGCGGGGGGCGAGGGCGACCGGGCGATCGCCGAACCGGAGGACGCGCACACCTCGTACGGCCTCGCGGAGTTCGTCGCGGCCGAGGAGATGAGCCGCTACCGGGGTTTCTGGTGGTCGCCGGAGTCGGACCGCCTGCTGGTCGCCCGGGTCGACGACAGCGCCGTACAGCGGTGGTGGATCGCCGATCCGGCGCACCCCGGGAACAGGCCCGCCGAGGTGGGCTATCCGGCGGCCGGGACGGCCAACGCCGAGGTGCGGCTCTTCCTGACGGATCTGGACGGCACCCGCACGGAGGTCGTCTGGGACCGGGCCCGCTTCCCCTACCTGGGCCGGGTCCACTGGTCCTCGCACGGTGCTCCGCTGCTCCTGGTGCAGGCCCGCGACCAGCGCAGCCAGCTGCATCTGGCCGTCGACACGGAGAGCGGCACGACCCGCACGGTGCACGTCGACGAGGACGACGTATGGCTTGATCTTTTCGCCGGGGTGCCCGCCTGGGCTCCGGACGGGCGGCTGGTGCGCATGGCCGACGAGGGGGGCGCGCGGGTCCTCTCGGTCGGCGACCGGCCCCTGACCGGCGACCGGCTGCACCTCCAGGCGGTGCTGGACATCGGGGAGTCGGACATCCTCGTGCAGGCGACGGCGGGCGAGGGCGCACCGGACCCCGAGACGGGGCAGAGCCACGTCTACCGGGTCAACGAGCTGGGCGTGGAGCGCGTGAGCGAGGGCGCCGGGGTCCACTCCGCCGTGCGCGCGGGCGGGGTGACCGTTCTGGTGTCCACGTCCCTGGATCGCCCAGGGACGGCCGTACAGGTGCTGCGGGACGGCAAGCGGATCGCCGGGGTGGAGAACCTCTCCCAGGAGCCGGTCCTGACCGCGAAGCCCCGGCTGACGGAGGGGGGCGCACGGCGGATCCCGTGCGCCGTCCTGCTCCCCACCGACTACAAGGAATCAGACGGTCCGCTTCCGGTCCTGATGGATCCCTACGGCGGTCCTCACGGCCGACGCGTGGTCGCCGCACACAATCCGTACCTCACGTCCCAGTGGTTCGCGGACCAGGGATTCGCGGTGATCGTCGCGGACGGACGGGGCGCGCCGGGCCGCTCGCCCGCATGGGAGAAGGCGGTGCGGGACGACTTCACCCTGACCCTCGACGACCAGGTCGAGGCCCTCCACTCGCTGGCCGGGCGCTTCCCGTTCGACCTCTCGAAGGTGGCGATGCGCGGCTGGTCGTACGGCGGCTACCTCTCGGCGCTCGCGGTGCTGCGCCGTCCCGACGTCTTCCACGCGGCCGTCGTCGGCGCACCGGTGGCGGACTGGCGGCTCTACGACACCCACTACACCGAGCGCTACCTGGGCGACCCCGCGCGGCAGCCCGAGGTGTACGCCCACAGCTCCCTGGTGACCGACGAGGGGCTCTCCGAGCCGGCCGACGAGGTGCGGCCGATGATGATCGTGCACGGTCTCGCCGACGACAACGTGGTGGTCGCCCACGCGCTCCGGCTCTCCTCCGCGCTGCTCTCCGCCGGACGCCCGCACGAGGTCCTGCCGCTGAGCGGAGTGACGCACATGACCCCGCAGGAGCAGGTGGCCGAGAACCTCCTGCTGCTCCAGGTCGACTTCCTCAGGCGGTCCCTCGGGCTGCCGCGGGACTAG
- the mshB gene encoding N-acetyl-1-D-myo-inositol-2-amino-2-deoxy-alpha-D-glucopyranoside deacetylase, with product MKDLPARRLLLVHAHPDDESINNGATMARYAAEGAHVALVTCTLGEAGEVIPPDLAHLAEDRAGGLGDHRVGELAAAMRELGVTDHRFLGGPGRFRDSGMMGTEQNHRPGAFWGADLDEAAGHLVPVIRSLRPQVMITYDPDGGYGHPDHIQAHRVAMRAADLAADPAYDDGAGAPHAVAKIYWNRVPRPVVEEAFARLRETASDVFPGIAATDDVPGVVDDAEVTAEIDGSAYAAAKAAAMRAHATQIAVEEPFFALSNDLGQPLLTTEYYQLVRGAPGVDGGERERDLFAGVPETAPAPGART from the coding sequence ATGAAGGACCTTCCCGCCCGCCGGCTGCTCCTGGTGCACGCGCACCCGGACGACGAGTCGATCAACAACGGCGCCACGATGGCCAGGTACGCCGCCGAGGGCGCCCACGTCGCCCTGGTGACGTGCACCCTCGGCGAGGCGGGCGAGGTCATCCCGCCGGACCTCGCGCACCTCGCCGAGGACCGTGCAGGCGGCCTCGGCGACCACCGCGTCGGTGAACTCGCCGCCGCGATGCGGGAGCTGGGGGTCACCGACCACCGGTTCCTGGGCGGCCCCGGCCGCTTCCGCGACTCCGGGATGATGGGCACCGAGCAGAATCACCGGCCCGGTGCCTTCTGGGGCGCGGACCTCGACGAGGCGGCCGGCCACCTCGTCCCGGTGATCCGCTCCCTGCGCCCCCAGGTCATGATCACGTACGACCCCGACGGCGGTTACGGCCACCCCGACCACATCCAGGCGCACCGCGTCGCCATGCGCGCGGCGGACCTGGCCGCCGATCCCGCGTACGACGACGGGGCCGGAGCCCCGCACGCCGTCGCCAAGATCTACTGGAACCGGGTGCCCCGCCCCGTGGTCGAGGAGGCCTTCGCGCGGCTGCGGGAGACCGCATCCGACGTCTTCCCGGGGATCGCCGCGACCGACGACGTACCCGGTGTCGTGGACGACGCGGAGGTCACGGCGGAGATCGACGGATCGGCGTACGCCGCGGCGAAGGCCGCCGCCATGCGGGCACACGCCACCCAGATCGCCGTCGAGGAGCCGTTCTTCGCTCTTTCGAACGACCTCGGGCAGCCCCTTCTCACCACCGAGTACTACCAGTTGGTGCGGGGTGCCCCCGGCGTGGACGGCGGGGAGCGGGAGCGCGACCTCTTCGCGGGCGTGCCCGAGACGGCCCCCGCGCCGGGAGCGCGGACATGA
- a CDS encoding coagulation factor 5/8 type domain-containing protein — MHVPPTHHTHHTPPTAPRRHRRSRAFGFAALAVSLLMAFPTAQSAFGEEAAEVAGGGDLGPNVLVFDPSTPDIQGKVDEIFKKQESNQFGTDRYALMFKPGTYDNINAQIGFYTSIAGLGLNPDDTTFNGDVTVDAGWFDGNATQNFWRSAENLALNPVSGTNRWAVSQAAPFRRMHVKGGLNLAPDGYGWASGGYIADSKIDGQVGPYSQQQWYTRDSSIGSWGNGVWNMTFSGVEGAPAQSFPEPPYTTLETTPVSREKPFLYLDGDAYKVFVPAKRTNARGTTWAGGTPQGESIPLDQFYVVKPGATAETINAAVDQGLHLLFTPGVYHVDQPIEIDRANTVALGLGLATIIPDNGVTAIKVGDVDGVKLAGLLVDAGPVNSETLVEVGPDGASGDHAANPTSLQDVFVRIGGAGPGKATTSIVVNSDDAIIDHTWVWRADHGEGVGWETNRADYGVHVKGDDVLATGLFVEHFNKYDVQWSGENGKTIFFQNEKAYDAPDQAAIQNGDIKGYAAYKVDDSVTTHEGWGMGSYCYFNVDPTIRQQHGFQAPVKPGVKFHDLLVVSLGGKGQYEHVINDTGSPTSGDTTVPSQVVSFP, encoded by the coding sequence ATGCACGTTCCCCCCACGCACCACACGCACCACACGCCCCCCACGGCACCCCGCAGGCACCGCAGGTCCAGAGCGTTCGGCTTCGCCGCGCTCGCCGTCTCGCTGCTCATGGCCTTCCCCACGGCCCAGTCGGCGTTCGGCGAAGAGGCCGCGGAGGTGGCCGGCGGCGGTGACCTCGGCCCCAACGTCCTGGTCTTCGACCCCTCGACCCCGGACATCCAGGGCAAGGTCGACGAGATCTTCAAGAAGCAGGAGTCGAACCAGTTCGGCACCGACCGGTACGCGCTGATGTTCAAGCCGGGTACGTACGACAACATCAACGCCCAGATCGGCTTCTACACCTCCATCGCCGGCCTCGGCCTGAACCCCGACGACACCACCTTCAACGGTGACGTCACCGTCGACGCGGGCTGGTTCGACGGCAACGCCACCCAGAACTTCTGGCGCTCGGCCGAGAACCTCGCCCTCAACCCCGTCAGCGGCACCAACCGCTGGGCCGTCTCCCAGGCCGCCCCCTTCCGCCGCATGCACGTCAAGGGCGGCCTCAACCTCGCGCCCGACGGCTACGGCTGGGCCAGCGGCGGCTACATCGCCGACAGCAAGATCGACGGCCAGGTCGGCCCCTACTCCCAGCAGCAGTGGTACACCCGCGACAGCTCGATCGGCAGCTGGGGCAACGGCGTCTGGAACATGACGTTCTCCGGTGTCGAGGGCGCCCCCGCCCAGAGCTTCCCCGAGCCGCCGTACACCACGCTGGAGACCACCCCGGTCTCCCGCGAGAAGCCCTTCCTCTACCTCGACGGCGACGCCTACAAGGTCTTCGTCCCGGCGAAGCGCACGAACGCGCGCGGTACGACCTGGGCGGGCGGCACCCCGCAGGGCGAGTCCATCCCTCTCGACCAGTTCTACGTGGTCAAGCCGGGCGCGACCGCCGAGACCATCAACGCGGCGGTGGACCAGGGGCTGCACCTGCTGTTCACCCCGGGTGTCTACCACGTCGACCAGCCCATCGAGATCGACCGCGCGAACACCGTCGCCCTCGGGCTCGGCCTCGCCACGATCATCCCGGACAACGGGGTGACCGCCATCAAGGTCGGCGACGTCGACGGCGTCAAGCTCGCCGGGCTCCTGGTCGACGCGGGCCCGGTCAACTCCGAGACCCTCGTCGAGGTCGGCCCCGACGGCGCCTCGGGCGACCACGCGGCCAACCCGACCTCGCTGCAGGACGTGTTCGTGCGGATCGGCGGCGCCGGCCCCGGCAAGGCCACGACCAGCATCGTCGTCAACAGCGACGACGCGATCATCGACCACACCTGGGTCTGGCGCGCGGACCACGGCGAGGGCGTCGGCTGGGAGACCAACCGGGCCGACTACGGCGTCCATGTGAAGGGCGACGACGTGCTGGCCACCGGCCTGTTCGTCGAGCACTTCAACAAGTACGACGTCCAGTGGTCCGGCGAGAACGGGAAGACGATCTTCTTCCAGAACGAGAAGGCGTACGACGCCCCCGACCAGGCGGCCATCCAGAACGGTGACATCAAGGGGTACGCCGCCTACAAGGTCGACGACTCCGTCACCACCCACGAGGGCTGGGGCATGGGCAGCTACTGCTACTTCAACGTCGACCCGACCATCCGCCAGCAGCACGGCTTCCAGGCCCCGGTGAAGCCCGGAGTGAAGTTCCACGACCTGCTCGTCGTCTCACTCGGCGGCAAGGGCCAGTACGAACACGTCATCAACGACACCGGGTCCCCCACATCCGGTGACACCACCGTCCCGTCCCAGGTGGTCTCCTTCCCGTAG
- a CDS encoding VOC family protein, whose amino-acid sequence MSTRWSLTIDCAHPKALARFWALALGYAEKPPPAGFGSWEEWFVHHDVPEEEWDDGAYLSDPDGVGPSLSFMKVPEAKTAKNRLHLDVQAGGGRETPWEVRWPRVAGAVERLTAAGGTVIQEHTLRGRPDHVVMADPEGHEFCVL is encoded by the coding sequence ATGTCCACCCGGTGGAGTCTGACGATCGACTGCGCGCACCCGAAGGCGCTGGCGCGCTTCTGGGCGCTTGCCCTGGGGTACGCGGAGAAGCCGCCGCCCGCCGGATTCGGCAGTTGGGAGGAGTGGTTCGTCCACCATGACGTCCCGGAGGAGGAGTGGGACGACGGCGCCTACCTCTCCGACCCGGACGGCGTGGGCCCGAGCCTCTCCTTCATGAAGGTCCCGGAGGCCAAGACGGCGAAGAACCGCCTGCACCTCGACGTGCAGGCGGGCGGGGGCCGTGAGACCCCGTGGGAGGTCCGGTGGCCCCGGGTGGCCGGGGCGGTGGAGAGGCTGACGGCGGCCGGCGGCACGGTGATCCAGGAGCACACGCTGCGGGGGCGGCCCGACCACGTGGTGATGGCGGACCCGGAGGGCCACGAGTTCTGCGTGCTCTGA